A window from Photobacterium leiognathi encodes these proteins:
- the fliI gene encoding flagellar protein export ATPase FliI: MNRLQADSLTALAALDSVPIAKVTGRLVKVNGLMLQAVGCRFKLDQRCLIVADDGEQIEAQVVGFDHNIAYLMPVRQLGGLYAGAKVIPMQGGSTVNVSHEWIGRVVNGLGEPLDNGESLQGGERLSLEPKPINPMKRQPVESPLDVGIKAINGLLTVGKGQRIGLMAGSGVGKSVLMGMITQFTAADIIVVGLIGERGREVREFIERNLGEEGRKRAVIIAAPADESPLMRLRATKLCHRVAEYFRDQGKDVLLMMDSLTRYAMAQREIALALGEPPASRGYPPSVFSLLPQLLERAGNGENPNGSLTAIYTVLAEGDDQQDPVVDSARAILDGHIVLSRTLAEQGHYPAIDINASISRCMSSCTEQAHVTVANQFRQLNANYQQVKELLPLGGYQQGQDPELDQAVMMQPQLKQFLQQPVNEHCDYQASLTQLANLFSSQSATSTMEH; the protein is encoded by the coding sequence ATGAACCGCCTTCAAGCCGATAGCTTAACAGCACTTGCCGCCCTTGATAGTGTGCCTATTGCCAAGGTTACAGGGCGATTAGTGAAAGTGAATGGCTTGATGCTGCAAGCGGTGGGTTGTCGGTTCAAACTCGATCAACGTTGCTTAATAGTGGCTGATGATGGCGAGCAAATTGAAGCGCAAGTGGTCGGTTTTGATCATAATATTGCTTACTTAATGCCAGTGCGCCAACTTGGTGGATTATACGCAGGCGCGAAAGTAATTCCCATGCAGGGCGGTAGTACCGTTAATGTTAGCCATGAATGGATCGGGCGTGTCGTAAATGGGTTAGGCGAGCCATTAGACAATGGTGAGTCGTTACAAGGTGGTGAGCGTTTATCGTTAGAGCCCAAACCCATTAACCCAATGAAACGTCAACCTGTTGAATCACCGCTAGATGTTGGCATTAAAGCGATTAATGGCTTACTAACGGTTGGCAAAGGACAACGCATTGGCTTAATGGCAGGCAGTGGCGTGGGTAAAAGTGTCTTAATGGGGATGATCACCCAATTCACCGCTGCCGATATTATTGTGGTTGGGCTAATTGGTGAACGTGGTCGAGAAGTCCGTGAGTTTATTGAGCGTAATCTTGGTGAAGAAGGGCGCAAACGTGCGGTGATCATTGCAGCCCCAGCTGATGAATCACCACTTATGCGGTTACGTGCCACCAAGCTTTGTCATCGAGTTGCGGAATACTTTCGTGATCAAGGCAAAGACGTATTACTGATGATGGATTCATTAACTCGCTATGCCATGGCGCAACGTGAAATTGCCCTTGCACTAGGCGAGCCGCCAGCATCACGAGGCTATCCACCGTCAGTGTTTAGCTTATTACCACAGCTATTAGAACGTGCTGGTAATGGTGAAAATCCCAACGGCAGTTTAACCGCCATTTATACCGTGTTAGCAGAAGGGGACGATCAACAAGATCCCGTGGTGGATTCTGCTCGCGCCATTTTAGATGGTCATATCGTATTATCTCGCACCTTAGCAGAGCAAGGGCATTATCCAGCCATTGATATTAATGCTTCCATCAGCAGATGTATGAGCAGTTGTACCGAGCAAGCCCATGTCACCGTTGCGAATCAATTTAGACAGTTAAATGCGAACTATCAGCAAGTAAAAGAATTATTACCACTAGGTGGCTACCAACAAGGGCAAGATCCTGAATTAGATCAAGCGGTAATGATGCAACCTCAGCTAAAACAGTTCTTGCAGCAGCCTGTGAATGAGCACTGTGATTACCAAGCGAGCTTAACTCAATTAGCTAACTTGTTTTCATCACAATCAGCGACGTCAACAATGGAGCATTAA
- the fliJ gene encoding flagellar export protein FliJ, translated as MNVRAVEQLQRLSEQKRDKLSAIYQQQRQQVDNYQQQLQLLSQLKQHYTGTEQTHGATMNSAMLTNSNQLTSQLTIMIDHHQHEQAIMSAECDHSAQQLQASNQQVKRFEEVKKRWLAKQQYEKARKEQKQLEELINLRHKKRRI; from the coding sequence ATGAATGTACGAGCGGTTGAGCAGTTACAACGACTATCAGAACAAAAGCGCGATAAACTCAGTGCCATTTACCAACAGCAACGCCAGCAAGTAGATAACTATCAACAACAACTCCAGTTATTAAGCCAACTTAAACAACATTATACGGGCACAGAACAAACTCATGGCGCTACGATGAATAGCGCCATGCTAACTAACAGCAATCAATTAACCTCACAGCTAACGATCATGATTGACCATCACCAACATGAACAAGCAATCATGAGTGCGGAATGTGATCACAGTGCCCAGCAATTACAAGCCAGTAACCAACAAGTAAAACGCTTTGAAGAAGTGAAAAAACGATGGCTTGCCAAACAACAATATGAAAAAGCCCGTAAAGAGCAAAAACAGTTAGAAGAGTTGATTAACTTGAGGCATAAGAAACGGAGGATTTGA